A DNA window from Candidatus Sulfidibacterium hydrothermale contains the following coding sequences:
- a CDS encoding VPS10 domain-containing protein translates to MKKQFTCKIFYVLLAGFVVFGTLPAQAKKKKTKTPAQHELKASLFNGLKWRSIGPAFTSGRIADFVVDPDNHSRFYVAAASGGIWKTDDDGTTFKPVFDHYGAYSMGCLAMDPNNHHVIWAGTGENNHQRALGYGNGVWKTTDDGKTWKNMGLKNSRQIGKILIDPRNSNVVYVAAEGSVWAPGGDRGLYKTTDGGKTWKRVLYISENTGVANMCFEPGNPDVIYAGAEQRRRRQWTQIGGGPESAYYKTTDGGKTWKKLTNGIPSVDKGGMAIAVSPANPDIVYVMFQASNGKGGFFRSTDRGASFKKMSDYYSSGQYYSELYPDPKNPNKVYAVNTYGAVTLDGGKTWKHIGNNKRHVDDHAYWIDPQHTDHMLIGCDGGVYETWNGAKTFIFKNTLPVTQFYRVWADNTKPFYWVYGGTQDNNSLGGPSRNLKRGGVTGCEWVTTLGGDGFWQASDPNNPDIVYSAYQYGNIYRYDRKSGERIKIKPMPKKGEKTFRWNWDAPFIVSSHQPTRLYMGANKLFESDDRGNSWHEISGDLTRDLDRNKMKIMGKYWPSDAVAKDVSTSQWGTIVSLAESPLKEGLLVVGTDDGVIQITDNDGKTWNKTTSFPGVPEYTYVSDVFPSNFDENVFFASFNDTKSDDFKAYLLKTTDKGKTWTSIAGDLPKEPVHTVAQDPVNKNLLFVGTEFGFYFTLNGGKHWIKLGAGLPDIAVRDIAIQKNWKDLVIATFGRGIYILDDYSSLRQLSADKLKNTPAILFTPRDALMYIQQDDRYGTGSAYYQAPNPPFGANFTYYVKDVPKTLKQQRLEKEKALFKKGEPIPQPTHEELEKEKNETGPYFVFVIKNAQGEVVRKIYKPAAKGIHRVNWDLHYVSPQPVRLKNKEFNPMADGADGMMALPGKYTVTLELFHNGKEKPLAGPVSFTAKVLNNTTLPAKDRQALDAFFGQLSDLWRVMSGAQQYLNSLKTKTAYVQQAIQITPAATLAMKNQAQAVKEEIEKINYLFHGMPAKASFEEVPPEPMPLMKRLNEAVFASWESTSAPTEMQKMNMQIVKEALPGVLARIKKVDEQLKALDKELNAIKAPYTPGRLLQ, encoded by the coding sequence GGAAAACCGATGATGACGGAACAACCTTTAAACCGGTTTTTGATCATTACGGGGCCTATTCCATGGGATGTCTTGCGATGGATCCGAATAACCACCACGTTATTTGGGCCGGAACCGGAGAGAACAATCACCAACGGGCACTCGGTTACGGAAACGGTGTCTGGAAAACGACCGATGACGGAAAAACATGGAAAAACATGGGATTGAAAAATTCACGTCAGATCGGGAAAATTCTCATCGATCCCCGAAACTCCAATGTTGTTTATGTGGCGGCCGAAGGTTCGGTTTGGGCACCCGGTGGCGATCGTGGTCTTTACAAAACCACCGACGGCGGAAAAACCTGGAAACGGGTGTTGTACATCTCGGAAAATACCGGAGTGGCCAATATGTGTTTTGAACCCGGGAATCCGGATGTGATTTATGCCGGAGCCGAACAACGTCGCCGGAGACAATGGACACAGATTGGCGGCGGCCCCGAGTCGGCATATTACAAAACCACCGATGGCGGAAAGACCTGGAAAAAGTTGACCAATGGAATTCCTTCGGTGGACAAAGGCGGAATGGCTATTGCTGTTTCTCCGGCCAATCCGGATATTGTGTATGTCATGTTTCAGGCTTCTAACGGAAAAGGCGGATTTTTCCGGTCAACTGATCGGGGGGCTTCTTTCAAAAAAATGAGTGATTATTACAGCAGCGGACAGTATTACAGCGAATTGTATCCTGATCCGAAAAATCCAAACAAGGTTTATGCCGTGAATACTTACGGAGCGGTTACACTCGATGGCGGTAAAACCTGGAAACATATCGGAAACAACAAACGTCATGTGGATGATCATGCGTACTGGATTGATCCACAGCATACCGATCACATGCTCATTGGCTGCGATGGTGGGGTGTATGAAACCTGGAATGGGGCCAAAACGTTTATTTTTAAAAATACGCTTCCGGTTACTCAGTTTTACCGGGTTTGGGCCGACAACACCAAACCTTTTTATTGGGTTTACGGCGGAACGCAGGACAATAACAGCCTGGGTGGCCCCTCACGAAACCTGAAACGGGGCGGCGTTACCGGTTGTGAATGGGTGACTACGCTTGGGGGCGATGGTTTTTGGCAGGCTTCCGATCCAAACAATCCGGATATTGTTTACTCGGCTTATCAATACGGAAATATTTATCGCTATGACCGGAAATCGGGAGAGCGAATTAAAATAAAACCGATGCCCAAAAAGGGAGAAAAAACCTTCCGCTGGAATTGGGATGCTCCGTTTATTGTGAGCAGTCACCAGCCAACCCGTTTGTACATGGGGGCAAACAAGTTGTTTGAAAGCGATGACCGCGGAAACAGCTGGCACGAAATCAGTGGCGATCTTACCCGCGATCTGGATCGCAACAAGATGAAAATCATGGGAAAATACTGGCCGTCCGATGCTGTGGCCAAGGATGTTTCCACTTCACAATGGGGAACCATTGTTTCGTTGGCCGAATCTCCGTTAAAAGAAGGCCTTCTGGTGGTGGGTACCGATGACGGTGTCATTCAGATTACCGATAATGACGGAAAAACCTGGAATAAAACAACCTCTTTTCCCGGAGTTCCTGAATACACTTATGTGAGTGATGTTTTCCCCTCTAATTTTGATGAGAATGTTTTCTTCGCTTCTTTTAATGATACCAAAAGCGATGATTTTAAAGCTTATTTGCTGAAAACGACCGATAAAGGAAAAACATGGACTTCCATTGCCGGAGACCTTCCCAAAGAACCGGTTCATACTGTAGCTCAGGATCCGGTTAACAAGAATCTACTTTTTGTGGGAACGGAATTCGGGTTTTATTTTACCCTGAACGGTGGAAAGCACTGGATTAAACTGGGAGCCGGACTGCCGGATATTGCCGTGCGTGACATTGCGATTCAAAAAAACTGGAAAGACCTGGTTATTGCCACTTTCGGACGTGGAATTTATATTCTGGATGATTATTCTTCTCTGCGACAATTGTCGGCAGACAAGCTGAAAAATACACCGGCTATTCTTTTTACTCCGCGTGATGCCCTGATGTATATTCAGCAAGATGATCGTTACGGAACCGGTTCGGCTTATTATCAGGCGCCTAACCCGCCTTTTGGTGCTAATTTCACGTATTATGTAAAGGATGTTCCTAAAACATTGAAACAGCAACGGCTGGAGAAAGAAAAAGCGCTCTTTAAAAAAGGAGAACCTATTCCGCAGCCAACACACGAAGAGTTGGAAAAAGAGAAAAACGAAACCGGTCCGTATTTTGTTTTTGTCATCAAAAATGCTCAGGGTGAAGTGGTTCGGAAGATATACAAGCCGGCGGCCAAAGGCATTCACCGTGTAAACTGGGATTTGCACTATGTCAGTCCGCAACCGGTACGGCTAAAAAATAAAGAGTTTAATCCGATGGCCGATGGTGCTGACGGCATGATGGCTCTTCCGGGAAAATATACGGTTACCTTGGAATTGTTCCACAACGGAAAAGAAAAACCGTTGGCCGGTCCGGTTTCATTTACCGCCAAAGTGTTAAACAATACCACTCTTCCGGCAAAAGACCGGCAGGCACTGGATGCGTTCTTCGGACAGCTTTCTGATTTGTGGCGGGTAATGAGCGGGGCCCAGCAATATCTGAACAGCCTGAAAACCAAAACGGCTTATGTTCAACAGGCTATCCAGATTACTCCGGCAGCTACGCTGGCCATGAAAAATCAAGCCCAGGCAGTGAAAGAGGAAATTGAAAAAATCAATTATCTCTTCCATGGCATGCCGGCCAAAGCCAGTTTTGAAGAAGTTCCGCCGGAACCGATGCCGTTGATGAAACGATTAAACGAAGCGGTGTTTGCTTCCTGGGAATCTACCTCGGCACCTACCGAAATGCAGAAAATGAACATGCAAATTGTCAAAGAGGCTCTTCCCGGTGTCCTTGCCCGCATAAAAAAAGTGGACGAGCAGCTGAAAGCACTGGATAAAGAACTCAATGCGATTAAAGCACCCTATACGCCCGGACGTTTGCTTCAATAG
- a CDS encoding ABC transporter ATP-binding protein: MLTVKDLNIHIGDRPVVQDVNFTLKKGTCTGLVGESGSGKSLTALSLMGLLPKQARITGGQILFKDRNLAALSEKAFRDIRGKEISIVFQEPMTALNPVMHCGKQVVEMIRQHQKVSKDAARQKVLSLFEKVQIPRPEKIFSSYPHQISGGQKQRIMIAMALANHPDILIADEPTTALDVTVQKEILLLLKRLQQETGMSLLFISHDLNVVSGIADEILVMYQGKIVESGNRQQIFGNPQHAYTRALLACHPPLDKRLKKLATLDDFMRKENAEGFHPEEEKPEERKERLARLYTQKPLVRVEELVKSYPLQKSWRGKVIRSLQAVDHVSFQVYPGETLGLVGESGCGKTTLGRTLLRLIDPDSGRIFFEETDILPLSRKELKPYRKKTGIVFQDPYSSLNPRISIGKAIMEPMQVHKLYKGKELKQKTIELMIKTGLKPEHFHRYPHEFSGGQRQRIVIARALALNPRFIICDEAVSSLDISVQATVLNLLNRLKAEFGFTYIFISHDLSVVRFMSDRIIVMKEGKIVETGDADEIYYHPKHPYTQKLIAAIPVLQNTM; this comes from the coding sequence ATGTTAACGGTTAAAGATTTAAACATTCATATTGGCGATCGTCCGGTGGTTCAGGATGTAAATTTTACATTGAAAAAAGGAACCTGTACCGGACTGGTAGGAGAGTCGGGTTCCGGCAAATCGTTAACCGCCTTGTCGCTCATGGGGCTTTTACCCAAACAGGCCCGGATTACAGGGGGGCAGATTTTATTTAAAGACAGAAATTTGGCTGCTCTCTCCGAGAAAGCTTTTCGGGATATCCGGGGAAAAGAAATCTCCATTGTATTTCAGGAGCCGATGACTGCGCTGAATCCGGTGATGCACTGCGGTAAACAGGTGGTAGAGATGATCAGGCAACACCAAAAAGTTTCGAAAGACGCTGCCCGGCAAAAAGTATTGTCTCTTTTTGAGAAAGTGCAGATCCCGCGACCGGAAAAGATTTTTTCTTCCTATCCGCATCAGATCTCAGGCGGGCAAAAACAGCGGATCATGATTGCCATGGCTTTGGCCAATCATCCGGATATTCTTATTGCAGATGAACCGACGACGGCACTGGATGTAACAGTGCAGAAAGAGATTCTTCTGCTTTTAAAGCGCCTTCAGCAGGAAACCGGAATGAGCCTGCTTTTTATTTCGCACGACTTAAATGTGGTTTCCGGTATTGCCGATGAAATTTTGGTGATGTATCAGGGAAAGATTGTGGAATCCGGAAACCGTCAACAAATTTTTGGGAACCCGCAGCATGCTTATACCCGGGCCTTGTTGGCTTGTCATCCGCCATTGGATAAGCGGTTGAAGAAACTGGCAACGCTCGATGATTTTATGCGTAAAGAAAATGCCGAAGGTTTTCATCCGGAAGAAGAAAAACCGGAAGAAAGAAAAGAACGGCTGGCCCGGTTATATACCCAAAAACCGTTGGTCAGGGTGGAAGAGCTGGTCAAATCGTATCCGTTGCAAAAGTCGTGGCGGGGAAAGGTCATCCGTTCGTTACAGGCTGTGGATCATGTGAGTTTTCAGGTGTATCCGGGCGAAACGTTAGGTTTGGTCGGGGAATCCGGTTGCGGAAAAACAACACTTGGCCGGACATTATTACGGTTGATCGATCCGGATAGCGGACGGATCTTTTTTGAAGAGACAGATATTCTGCCTCTTTCACGCAAAGAATTAAAACCCTACCGTAAAAAAACCGGAATTGTTTTCCAGGATCCGTATTCGTCACTAAACCCGCGGATCAGTATCGGAAAAGCCATTATGGAGCCCATGCAGGTGCATAAGCTGTACAAAGGCAAAGAGTTAAAACAGAAAACCATCGAACTGATGATAAAAACCGGTTTGAAACCGGAACATTTTCACCGTTATCCTCATGAATTTTCCGGCGGACAACGTCAACGGATTGTGATTGCCCGGGCACTGGCTCTCAATCCGCGATTTATTATCTGCGACGAAGCTGTTTCTTCGTTGGACATTTCGGTGCAGGCAACCGTTCTTAATCTGTTAAACCGGTTGAAAGCCGAATTCGGATTTACGTATATCTTTATTTCGCACGATTTATCGGTTGTCCGCTTTATGTCCGACCGTATTATCGTGATGAAAGAAGGAAAAATTGTGGAAACGGGCGATGCAGATGAGATCTATTATCATCCGAAACACCCCTATACTCAAAAACTGATTGCTGCAATTCCCGTTTTGCAAAATACCATGTAG
- the rnr gene encoding ribonuclease R: MARKKKYPKSQLHGIIVSIFADNPFKAYNNKQIAHKLGIKDKAGKNMIYTILTELLADGYLQEVKKGKFVLHADKLATLANKKKYITGTVEMKKTGKAYIVSDEGGEDIYIAPNNTHHALHGDHVKVLLFPKRKGHKTEGQIVEILERKKTQYVGILEVSKNFGFVVPDSPFMPVDIFVPKSKLKKGKNGDKVLVNITDWPEHSNNPFGEVIEVLGKPGDNDVEMKSILADFDFPLSFPDKVLREAEKIRTTISKEEIARRKDFRKVWTITIDPVDAKDFDDALSLRKLKNGLWEVGVHIADVTHYVRPDTVLDAEAYKRATSVYLVDRVIPMLPEKLSNGVCSLRPDEDKLTFSAVFTMNDKAEVVSQWFGKTVIRSNRRFAYEEVQKIIETEQGEFVENILKLNQLASIMREIRFKNGAINFNTPEIRFKLDEKGKPIETYVKESKEANHLVEEFMLLANKSVATFVGKPKNNKTPKTFVYRVHDEPNPEKLNTFTQFLNRLGYSLEIQSRDALARSFNALFDRIKGKGEENMIETIAIRTMSKAYYSTENIGHYGLAFPYYTHFTSPIRRYPDMMVHRLLEKYLEGKKSVNKETCEEKCEHASEMERKAADAERASVKYKQVEFLIDKVGKTFDGLISGVSKWGIFVELVESKSEGLIRFNDMKDDYYYLDEDNYQIIGKRYGQKLRLGDKVRVLVKNVDLERRQLDFEMVE, from the coding sequence ATGGCACGGAAAAAGAAATATCCCAAAAGCCAATTACACGGAATTATTGTCAGCATTTTTGCCGATAACCCGTTCAAAGCATACAACAACAAACAAATTGCCCATAAGCTCGGCATTAAAGATAAAGCCGGGAAAAACATGATTTATACCATTCTTACCGAATTGCTTGCCGATGGATATCTGCAGGAGGTGAAAAAGGGAAAATTTGTTTTACATGCTGATAAGCTGGCCACGCTGGCCAATAAAAAGAAATATATCACCGGAACGGTGGAAATGAAAAAAACCGGTAAAGCGTATATCGTTTCTGATGAAGGTGGTGAAGACATTTATATCGCACCGAACAACACCCATCATGCTTTGCATGGCGATCATGTTAAAGTGTTGCTCTTCCCTAAACGAAAAGGACACAAAACCGAAGGTCAGATTGTGGAAATCCTGGAAAGGAAAAAGACACAATACGTGGGGATTCTGGAAGTCAGCAAAAACTTTGGGTTTGTGGTACCGGACAGTCCGTTTATGCCGGTGGATATTTTTGTTCCGAAAAGTAAGCTCAAGAAAGGGAAAAATGGAGATAAAGTGTTGGTAAACATTACCGACTGGCCGGAACATTCCAACAACCCTTTTGGAGAAGTGATAGAAGTGCTGGGTAAACCGGGCGATAATGATGTGGAGATGAAATCGATTCTGGCTGATTTTGATTTCCCGCTGTCGTTTCCGGACAAAGTACTCCGGGAGGCTGAAAAAATCAGAACGACCATCAGTAAAGAAGAAATTGCCCGCCGGAAAGATTTCCGGAAAGTATGGACCATTACCATTGACCCGGTGGATGCCAAAGATTTTGACGATGCACTCTCGTTAAGAAAACTCAAAAACGGATTATGGGAGGTCGGAGTGCATATTGCCGATGTAACCCATTATGTTCGTCCGGATACGGTCTTGGATGCCGAAGCCTACAAGCGTGCGACTTCCGTTTATCTTGTGGACCGGGTAATTCCTATGTTGCCCGAAAAACTTTCGAATGGTGTTTGCTCTTTACGCCCCGATGAAGATAAACTGACTTTCTCGGCAGTCTTTACCATGAACGACAAGGCCGAAGTAGTCAGCCAGTGGTTTGGCAAAACGGTAATCCGTTCTAATCGCCGGTTTGCTTACGAGGAAGTGCAAAAAATCATCGAAACCGAACAGGGTGAGTTTGTTGAAAACATCCTGAAACTGAACCAACTGGCTTCTATTATGCGCGAAATCCGGTTTAAAAACGGAGCCATTAATTTCAATACCCCTGAAATCCGCTTTAAGCTCGATGAAAAAGGAAAGCCAATAGAAACTTATGTAAAAGAGTCAAAGGAAGCCAATCATTTGGTGGAGGAATTTATGTTACTGGCCAATAAGTCGGTAGCGACTTTTGTAGGAAAACCAAAGAACAACAAAACACCCAAAACGTTTGTTTACCGGGTTCATGACGAACCCAATCCGGAAAAATTAAATACGTTTACCCAGTTTCTGAACCGTTTGGGATATTCGCTCGAAATTCAATCGCGTGACGCATTGGCCCGCTCATTTAATGCCCTTTTCGACCGGATAAAAGGAAAAGGGGAAGAAAACATGATTGAAACCATTGCCATACGAACCATGTCCAAAGCCTATTATTCCACAGAAAATATCGGGCATTACGGATTGGCTTTTCCTTATTACACTCACTTTACATCTCCTATCCGGCGTTATCCGGATATGATGGTACACCGGTTACTTGAGAAATACCTTGAAGGAAAAAAATCGGTAAACAAAGAAACCTGCGAAGAAAAATGTGAACATGCTTCTGAAATGGAACGCAAAGCGGCTGATGCAGAAAGAGCTTCCGTAAAATACAAACAGGTTGAATTTTTAATTGACAAAGTGGGAAAAACCTTTGACGGACTGATCTCCGGGGTGAGCAAATGGGGAATCTTTGTGGAATTGGTCGAAAGCAAAAGCGAAGGACTGATCCGTTTCAACGACATGAAAGACGATTATTATTATCTGGATGAAGATAATTATCAGATCATCGGAAAACGCTATGGCCAGAAATTACGACTGGGCGATAAAGTCAGGGTTCTGGTGAAAAATGTAGACCTGGAACGGCGACAACTCGACTTCGAAATGGTAGAGTAG
- a CDS encoding beta-ketoacyl-ACP synthase III encodes MAKLRAAIKGIHAWAPEDVLTNQDLEKMVDTTDEWITTRTGIKERHILKGEGLGTSDMGVEAVKGLLKKTGTKPEEVDLLICATVTPDMQFPATANIISDKVGIKNAFSFDMNAACSTFIYALVTASKYVESGEYKKVIVVGGDKMSSITDYTDRATCVIFGDAAGAVLLEPTTEDVGIIDHRFYTDGSGRVHLHQKAGGSVKPASHATVDAREHFIYQEGQPVFKFAVTNMADVAVEIMQRNHLSSDDIDWLVPHQANLRIIEATARRMKLQKEKVMINIQRYGNTTNGTIPMCLYEWESQLKKGDNLVLAAFGGGFTWGAIYLKWAYDGKKQG; translated from the coding sequence ATGGCTAAATTGAGAGCTGCCATTAAAGGTATTCATGCCTGGGCACCCGAAGACGTGCTCACCAACCAAGACCTGGAAAAAATGGTGGATACCACCGATGAATGGATTACCACCCGAACAGGAATCAAAGAACGTCATATATTAAAGGGAGAAGGTTTGGGAACTTCCGATATGGGAGTAGAGGCGGTAAAAGGACTGCTGAAAAAAACAGGAACAAAACCGGAAGAAGTGGATTTGTTGATTTGTGCCACCGTAACCCCCGATATGCAGTTTCCGGCAACCGCCAACATCATCAGTGATAAAGTAGGAATAAAAAACGCCTTTAGTTTTGATATGAATGCCGCTTGTTCCACTTTTATTTATGCGTTAGTTACCGCTTCAAAATATGTGGAATCAGGAGAATATAAAAAAGTCATTGTTGTAGGAGGAGATAAAATGTCGTCCATCACCGATTATACCGACCGTGCCACGTGTGTCATTTTCGGAGATGCCGCCGGAGCAGTATTGCTGGAGCCTACAACAGAAGATGTCGGAATTATTGATCATCGTTTTTATACCGACGGTTCCGGAAGAGTTCATCTTCACCAAAAAGCAGGCGGTTCGGTAAAACCGGCTTCTCATGCCACGGTCGATGCCCGCGAACACTTTATCTATCAGGAAGGCCAGCCGGTATTTAAATTTGCTGTTACCAATATGGCCGATGTAGCTGTAGAAATCATGCAGCGGAATCATCTTTCTTCGGATGATATCGACTGGCTGGTACCCCACCAGGCCAACCTTCGTATTATTGAAGCCACCGCACGACGCATGAAGCTTCAAAAAGAAAAGGTAATGATCAATATTCAGCGGTACGGAAATACGACCAACGGAACCATTCCTATGTGTTTGTATGAATGGGAAAGCCAGCTGAAAAAAGGAGACAACCTGGTATTAGCGGCTTTTGGCGGTGGATTTACCTGGGGAGCCATTTACCTGAAATGGGCTTACGACGGAAAAAAGCAAGGATAA
- the rpmF gene encoding 50S ribosomal protein L32: MAHPKRKTSKTRRDKRRTHVKAHVPVLATCPTTGTVHVYHRAYYVDGDLYYKGKLIVQGAEA; the protein is encoded by the coding sequence ATGGCACATCCAAAGAGAAAAACATCAAAAACACGGAGAGATAAAAGAAGAACTCATGTGAAAGCACACGTTCCTGTTTTGGCTACCTGCCCCACCACCGGAACAGTACACGTTTATCACCGCGCATATTATGTTGACGGCGATCTTTACTACAAAGGAAAACTGATTGTACAGGGCGCAGAAGCATAA
- a CDS encoding YceD family protein produces the protein MERKSERFQIPVKGLALGNHHFDFVVEDAFFEQYPLEEIHHGNIKLQLDVEKESRLMTFQFHFNGNLQLACDRCLENYRQPLQGDFRLIVKYGEKEEELSEELMTIPFETSRFDIAPYILEFIQLMLPIKHVHPDDAHGNSTCDPEMLKELEKFEKQAVDPRWAALKNVKIK, from the coding sequence GTGGAAAGGAAAAGCGAAAGATTTCAGATTCCCGTAAAAGGCCTTGCTTTAGGGAATCATCATTTCGATTTTGTGGTGGAAGACGCGTTCTTTGAGCAATATCCCCTGGAAGAAATTCATCATGGGAATATTAAGCTGCAGCTGGATGTTGAAAAAGAAAGCCGGTTAATGACTTTTCAATTTCATTTTAACGGAAATCTGCAGTTGGCATGCGACCGGTGTCTCGAAAATTATAGACAGCCCTTGCAGGGCGATTTTCGGCTGATCGTAAAATACGGTGAAAAAGAGGAAGAATTATCGGAAGAGTTAATGACAATTCCGTTTGAAACCAGCCGGTTCGATATTGCGCCTTATATTCTTGAGTTTATCCAGCTGATGCTTCCGATCAAGCATGTGCATCCGGATGATGCACACGGAAACAGCACCTGTGACCCGGAGATGCTCAAAGAATTGGAAAAATTTGAAAAACAAGCTGTTGACCCGCGTTGGGCAGCATTAAAAAACGTGAAAATAAAATAA
- a CDS encoding fibrobacter succinogenes major paralogous domain-containing protein, translated as MKTKAKTLLLAVSFTALAAFTGCQKDSSTPTPAPVPATVKMDSINNLQMTSVTVNFTVTPNDSQISEAGVAYSTGTTSSSATKVKADAKSGIISLTLTGLQANTKYHVWAYCTTADGTIFSKSLEIWTYGLMDIDGNGYHTVEINNRIWTVENLKVTHYRNGDPIPEVQDSTVWLNDKQGAMCWYQNNRAKYDSIYGALYNFYAVDDPRGLAPQGWHVPTLQEYIDLSIALGKTPVAGGKMKETSFKHWNAPNTGATNSTGFTALPGGMRGLTNEHKTLISFAGIKEFAYFWTSDKAPLLNCAYTTRMDYNNTWLNLGLAVDNTSAFSVRLVKDK; from the coding sequence ATGAAAACAAAAGCAAAAACCCTACTCCTTGCTGTTTCTTTTACCGCCTTGGCCGCTTTTACCGGTTGCCAAAAAGATTCTTCTACACCAACGCCTGCTCCGGTGCCAGCTACCGTAAAAATGGACAGTATCAATAACTTACAAATGACAAGCGTAACTGTAAATTTCACAGTAACACCCAATGATTCTCAGATCAGCGAAGCTGGCGTAGCTTACAGCACTGGTACTACCAGTAGCAGCGCTACCAAAGTTAAAGCTGATGCTAAAAGCGGAATCATCTCCTTAACCTTAACTGGTTTACAGGCAAACACTAAATACCATGTTTGGGCCTATTGCACCACAGCTGATGGAACTATCTTTTCCAAAAGTCTGGAGATCTGGACCTACGGTTTGATGGATATTGATGGCAATGGTTACCATACCGTTGAAATCAATAACCGTATCTGGACCGTGGAAAATCTCAAGGTAACCCATTATCGTAATGGCGATCCCATCCCTGAAGTTCAGGATAGCACGGTTTGGTTGAATGACAAGCAAGGAGCAATGTGCTGGTATCAGAATAACCGGGCTAAATATGATTCTATCTATGGAGCCCTGTATAATTTCTATGCCGTTGACGATCCTCGTGGTTTAGCTCCCCAGGGCTGGCATGTTCCGACTTTACAGGAATACATTGATTTATCAATAGCTTTAGGAAAGACTCCTGTTGCTGGTGGTAAAATGAAAGAAACTAGTTTTAAGCATTGGAATGCTCCCAATACGGGAGCCACTAATTCAACTGGCTTCACTGCTTTACCAGGAGGAATGCGCGGTTTAACTAATGAGCATAAAACTTTAATCTCTTTTGCTGGTATAAAAGAGTTTGCTTATTTTTGGACTAGTGATAAAGCACCATTATTAAATTGTGCTTACACTACGAGAATGGATTATAATAATACTTGGTTAAATCTTGGTTTGGCTGTAGATAACACTTCTGCCTTTAGTGTTCGTTTGGTTAAAGACAAATAA
- the mobA gene encoding molybdenum cofactor guanylyltransferase codes for MTIAKEEITGIILAGGRSSRMGKDKGLCMLKDKPLVSYAIQTLQPLCTRLMISANHFPEKYAEFGWPVIRDEIPDIGPMGGIYTCLKKSTTRYNLILSCDTPFVNTAVFQLLLENVENNQVICPVHDTFLIEPLSGCYHTNILGDLTRSIENKEFKMMQFLKRIRMKTVTIDEHLPFFNDFLFLNVNSPEDLKKAEEAVW; via the coding sequence ATGACCATCGCAAAAGAAGAGATTACCGGAATCATTCTCGCAGGCGGCAGAAGCAGCCGTATGGGAAAAGATAAGGGTTTGTGTATGTTGAAAGACAAACCGTTGGTTTCGTATGCCATACAAACGCTTCAGCCATTATGTACCCGGTTGATGATTTCTGCCAACCATTTTCCGGAAAAATATGCCGAATTTGGCTGGCCTGTAATCCGTGACGAAATACCGGATATCGGTCCGATGGGAGGAATTTATACCTGTCTGAAAAAATCAACTACACGTTACAACCTTATCCTTTCCTGTGACACTCCTTTTGTCAATACGGCTGTTTTTCAGTTATTGCTGGAAAATGTGGAAAACAATCAGGTCATTTGTCCGGTACACGATACTTTTCTTATCGAGCCTTTAAGTGGTTGTTACCATACCAACATTTTGGGTGATTTAACCCGCTCCATCGAAAACAAAGAATTTAAAATGATGCAGTTTTTAAAACGTATCCGAATGAAAACGGTGACCATTGACGAGCATCTTCCTTTTTTTAACGACTTTCTGTTTCTGAATGTGAATTCTCCGGAAGATTTGAAAAAAGCAGAGGAGGCCGTATGGTGA